Proteins encoded within one genomic window of Oncorhynchus keta strain PuntledgeMale-10-30-2019 chromosome 12, Oket_V2, whole genome shotgun sequence:
- the LOC118371400 gene encoding complement C1q-like protein 2, protein MHIFPMRAFLTPLVLLICHLGVAKDIPSEDESSHLQTALHFDIKSELRDLRDMVVLQRAELSRTMTELRDTKTQVEVLKTENSVMESRLMSSEGQLEALKTENAAILSRVTSTESEVAKLQRENAERPKVAFSTSLGKTGHQGPFNTATTVVYKNIFTNTGEHYNQATGIFTAPVRGVYHFSFTMGDFLQSTVMGLSLFKNEHQIIHSGEVGDHQQFRYASNAVILQLEVGDVIFMQLPANYRIYDDSNHRNTFIGILLFPV, encoded by the exons ATGCATATTTTCCCAATGAGAGCTTTTCTAACTCCACTGGTGTTGCTGATCTGTCATTTGGGAGTAGCTAAGGACATTCCAAGTGAAGATGAATCCTCTCACTTACAGACAGCCCTTCACTTTGACATCAAGTCTGAGCTGAGAGATCTGAGAGACATGGTGGTGCTGCAAAGAGCAGAGCTGAGCCGCACCATGACTGAACTACGAGACACTAAGACTCAGGTGGAGGTGCTGAAAACAGAGAACTCAG TAATGGAGTCGAGGCTGATGAGTTCTGAAGGACAACTTGAGGCATTGAAGACAGAGAATGCAG CCATACTGAGCAGGGTAACATCCACTGAGAGCGAGGTTGCAAAATTGCAGAGGGAGAATGCAG AGAGACCCAAGGTGGCATTTTCAACCTCTTTGGGAAAAactggacaccaaggaccattcAACACTGCCACCACCGTAGTCTACAAGAACATCTTCACAAACACCGGTGAACACTACAACCAAGCTACAG GTATCTTCACAGCACCTGTGAGAGGGGTCTACCACTTCAGCTTCACAATGGGTGATTTTCTCCAGTCAACAGTTATGGGCCTATCCCTGTTCAAGAATGAACACCAAATAATTCATTCGGGGGAAGTAGGTGACCATCAGCAGTTTAGGTATGCATCCAATGCAGTCATACTACAGCTGGAAGTGGGAGATGTCATTTTTATGCAACTCCCTGCAAACTACAGGATATATGATGATTCAAATCACCGTAACACTTTTATTGGCATTCTACTCTTCCCTGTTTGA